CGCCGCGGAACGGCTCGGGATACTCGCTCGGATCGGTGGAGATCTTGTGGTTCGGAACGATCGCGGCCAGGCGGTCGAACCAGAAGGCGGAGATCGTGTTGAGCACCTTCCCCTTCCCCGGGATTCGCGTGGGGAGCACCCGGTCGAAGGCGGAGATGCGGTCGCTCGTCACGATAAGGATGCGGTCTCCGAGATAGAAGAGATCGCGGACCTTCCCGCTCCGGTCCGGCTCTCTCCCCGCGACGATCGTTCGTCCGACGGCATGCGTGGTCACCGGGGCGCTCCTTTCGGACGGAAGAGGCACCGTCTTCCGTCGAGAACAAGCTCCTGCGTGAGAAGCGCGGCGATCGTTCGCGGATAAAGCTTGTGCTCCTCCGCGAGGATTCGCGCCGCGAGGCTTTCCGCCGTCTCCTCGTCGCGGACGGGGACCGCGGTCTGAAAGAGGATCGGGCCGGAGTCGACGCCCGCGTCGACGATGTGAGTCGTGCAGCCGGAGACCCGGACGCCGTGTGCGAAGGCCTGTCGCTGCGCCTCGAGCCCGGGGAACGAGGGGAGAAGCGAGGGATGGATGTTGATCACGCGGTTCGGAAACGCGTCAAGAAATCGCGGCGAGAGGATCCGCATGAAGCCGGCGAGCGCGACGAGCCGGACGTCCCGCGCCCGGAGCTCCTCGACCATCCGCGTTTCCGCTTCCGGAGAGACGCGGGCGCGCCGCGGTCCGGGCGGGACGTACAGCGCGTCGACGCCGGCCGCGCGGGCGTGATCGAGCGCGGGCGCGTCCTCGACGTCCGAGAGGACAAGCGCCACCCTCGCGGGATATCCGGAAGCGCTTGATGCTTCAAGAATCGCGAGCAGGTTGCTCCCCCGGCCCGACGCGAGGACGCCGATCGGCGCTCGCGTCACCGGGTCTCCTCCCGCTCCGGAGAGAGTAGGAAACGCATCCCGACGAGCACGGAAGTGCGGCCCTCCTCGGGGCTAAGAAGCCGGCTGTTCGCGGCCGCTCCCTCGACGAGGAGGTACGGCGTCAACCAGTAACCCGCCCCCGCGGAGAGGAAGAACTCGTCCGCGTGGACGATGTTGCCGCTCCTCTCGATGTCGCGGAGCTCCTCCGCGTAGCGGTCGTCCGGAAGGTCGCTCGGATCAAAGAGCGTGAAGAACCCCGCGCGAAGGACGAGGCGATCCGACTGCTCCCACTCGGTCCCGAGCGAGAGCTGCGCCACGGACTTGTAGCTCGGGATGCTCCCCCAGTTCTGGTACGCGAGGTCGCCCGCGAAGCGGAGGGTGCGGGAGTAGTAGTGAACGGCGCCGATCTGCGCCGTGAACGGCGTCTCGTCCTTCACGATCGGGTAGCGCTCGGCCGGCGTGCACGTCGTCCACTCGTCGATCTGGTGGACGCT
Above is a window of Candidatus Eisenbacteria bacterium DNA encoding:
- a CDS encoding phosphoribosylglycinamide formyltransferase produces the protein MTRAPIGVLASGRGSNLLAILEASSASGYPARVALVLSDVEDAPALDHARAAGVDALYVPPGPRRARVSPEAETRMVEELRARDVRLVALAGFMRILSPRFLDAFPNRVINIHPSLLPSFPGLEAQRQAFAHGVRVSGCTTHIVDAGVDSGPILFQTAVPVRDEETAESLAARILAEEHKLYPRTIAALLTQELVLDGRRCLFRPKGAPR